A DNA window from Dunckerocampus dactyliophorus isolate RoL2022-P2 chromosome 17, RoL_Ddac_1.1, whole genome shotgun sequence contains the following coding sequences:
- the mpx gene encoding eosinophil peroxidase: MRPSVLLMLGICLVPAHLKPAEHLDSPFLQRCFEEAKQIVDDAYTYSRAESLRRVRKDVVSPHDALRLLKQPRGETRSSVRAADYMEQTLRLVQERMHRIHKRSLNATDLLSAEDLERLSMITGCAGQVRPPPCSSTQNLDTYRTATSVCNNRNKPRLGASNTPFARWLPAEYDDGISLPKGGQPNRTFNNFMLPLVRQVSNNILSTTDAGVVSDREFSHMVTLFGQWNDHDLTFTPFSPSIRSFSNGVNCDESCERTEPCIPIAIPPGDPRLPTGPDSCIPSFRSAPVCGTGFSAYNFGGEPNKREQINALTAFLDLGQVYGSEEKLALSLRDLNSEGLLRINSEFRDNGRELLPFHPLQVNMCATRRRVTNDTNAREVPCFIAGDVRVDENVALTSIHTLFMREHNRLARQLKRLNPQWDSETLYQEARKIMGAYTQVFVFRDYLPHIVGDDAMRRQLGPYPGYDPNVDPRIANVFATAAYRFAHLAIQPVLARLGPNYREDRQFPSVPLFKAFFTPWRIIFEGGIDSLLRGLVGRPAKLNTQDHMMVDALRERLFQFVQHLALDLGSLNMQRGRDHGLPGYNAWRRFCGLSQPRNQAQLAQVLNNSNLARRLLQLYGTPDNIDVWLGGVAEPFVRGGRVGPLFACLIATQFQRIRQGDRLWYENPGVFTARQRAALSTATLSRIICDNTGITSIPRDAFSVLSRQNLLVRCSNLRRFNLGAWRERSCTDFLETGSCPGDKDEEPTFQDQDLLNDEQDNEIPDSHLA, translated from the exons ATGCGTCCTTCTGTTCTCCTCATGCTGGGCATCTGCCTGGTCCCTGCACACTTGAAACCAGCAG AACATCTCGATAGCCCTTTCCTTCAACGGTGCTTTGAGGAAGCCAAACAGATTGTTGATGATGCCTACACGTACTCCAGAGCAGA GAGTCTTAGGAGGGTGCGGAAGGATGTGGTGAGTCCTCATGATGCTCTACGCCTGCTGAAGCAGCCTCGAGGAGAGACGCGCTCCTCTGTGAGGGCCGCCGACTACATGGAGCAGACTCTGCGCCTCGTGCAGGAGAGGATGCACCGCATCCACAAGCGCTCCCTCAATGCAACTG aTTTGCTGTCTGCGGAGGATCTGGAGAGGCTAAGCATGATAACAGGATGTGCCGGTCAAGTCAGGCCTCCGCCCTGTAGTAGCACGCAAAACCTCGACACCTATCGCACAGCGACAAGCGTCTGCAACAACCG aaataaACCCCGACTGGGAGCTTCTAACACCCCCTTTGCCCGCTGGCTGCCTGCGGAATACGACGACGGCATCTCACTACCCAAAGGGGGGCAACCTAACCGAACCTTCAACAACTTCATGCTTCCACTG GTTCGACAGGTGTCCAATAACATCCTCAGCACCACGGATGCGGGCGTGGTCAGTGACAGGGAGTTCTCTCACATGGTGACGTTGTTCGGTCAGTGGAACGACCATGACCTCACCTTCACGCCCTTCTCGCCCAGCATCCGCTCCTTCAGCAATGGGGTCAACTGCGATGAGAGCTGTGAGCGCACCGAGCCATGCATCCCCATCGCG ATTCCTCCAGGTGACCCACGCTTGCCTACAGGCCCCGACAGCTGTATACCCTCGTTTAGATCCGCCCCTGTTTGCGGGACGGGGTTCTCAGCCTACAATTTCGGAGGGGAGCCCAATAAGCGCGAGCAGATCAACGCCCTGACGGCCTTCCTGGATCTGGGCCAGGTGTATGGATCCGAGGAGAAGCTCGCCCTCAGCCTCCGCGACCTCAACAGCGAAGGCCTTCTGCGAATCAATTCTGAGTTTCGAGACAACGGGCGGGAGCTGTTGCCCTTTCACCCTCTGCAGGTCAACATGTGTGCTACCCGCAGACGGGTCACCAATGACACCAATGCCAGAGAGGTTCCTTGTTTCATTGCAG GTGACGTCCGTGTGGATGAGAACGTTGCTCTGACTTCGATTCACACTTTATTCATGCGTGAACACAACCGTCTGGCCCGTCAACTGAAGAGACTGAACCCGCAGTGGGACAGCGAGACGCTCTACCAGGAGGCCCGCAAGATCATGGGTGCTTATACACAG GTATTTGTGTTCCGTGACTACCTGCCGCACATCGTGGGCGATGATGCCATGCGCAGACAGCTGGGACCTTACCCGGGTTACGACCCTAATGTGGACCCCAGAATCGCCAACGTCTTTGCCACGGCTGCCTATCGCTTCGCTCACTTGGCCATTCAGCCCGTCTTAGCCCGCCTGGGTCCAAACTACAGAGAGGACCGTCAGTTCCCCAGTGTGCCCTTGTTCAAGGCCTTCTTCACTCCCTGGAGAATCATATTTGAGG GTGGCATTGACTCGCTGCTGCGTGGTTTGGTGGGTCGACCTGCCAAACTGAACACTCAGGACCACATGATGGTAGATGCTCTGAGGGAGAGGCTCTTCCAGTTTGTGCAGCATCTTGCCTTGGACCTGGGATCCCTCAACATGCAGAGGGGGCGTGACCACGGTTTACCCG GATACAATGCATGGCGCAGGTTCTGTGGCTTGTCCCAGCCCAGGAACCAAGCCCAGCTGGCCCAGGTCTTGAACAACAGTAATCTGGCTCGTAGGCTGCTTCAACTCTACGGGACACCTGACAACATTGACGTCTGGTTGGGTGGCGTAGCCGAGCCCTTCGTCCGCGGTGGACGTGTGGGTCCTCTGTTTGCCTGCCTCATTGCAACCCAGTTCCAGAGGATTCGCCAGGGTGACAG GTTGTGGTACGAGAACCCGGGCGTCTTCACTGCGAGACAGCGAGCCGCCCTCTCCACGGCCACGCTGTCCAGGATCATTTGCGACAACACAGGAATCACGTCCATCCCCAGAGACGCCTTCAGCGTTCTATCCAGGCAGAACCTGCTGGTCCGCTGCTCCAATCTGCGGCGTTTCAATCTGGGAGCATGGAGAGAGAGGAGCTGCACCGATTTCTTAG AAACCGGTAGCTGTCCTGGAGACAAAGATGAAGAG CCCACATTTCAGGACCAGGATTTGCTCAATGATGAACAGGATAATGAG